In the Colletotrichum lupini chromosome 4, complete sequence genome, GCATCTTGGGCAGTACGACATCGTGCTAGCCACGAACTGCATCCACGCCACTACCAACCTGCACAACTCTCTGAGCAACATCAACAAGCTCCTGCGGCCTCATGGCTTCGTGTCGCTCGTTGAACTTACGACGCGAAACTACTGGCTGGACATGGTGTTCGGTCTCTTAGACGGTTGGTGGCTATACGACGACGGCCGCCCCTACGTGCTGGCGACTCCAGAATTTTGGGATGATACAATGAGGCAGGTCGGGTTCCAACACGTTTCTTGGACGGGCGGCCACAAACGCGAGTCTGAGGTCTGCAGGGTCATCACGGGTTTCAAGCAGCCTGTTCAGGATGCATCACAACACCGCAGCATACCCCAGGAGAAGGCTGGCGGCGTTGAAACAGTCGTCTTCACGCACACAGATAAGCGACTGCCGCTCCGAGCAGACATTCACTACCCTTCACCATCTCAGGCGTCAGCGCATAGGAATTGGGTTACCGGTATGGTTTGAATCAAGAAGCTCGCATTTTGTACATAGACACCGGAGCTGACGATGCTCCGTTACAGGTCTGATAGTTCACGGAGGAGGGCATGTGATGCTGTCACGTCAGGACGTACGGCTGCGTCAAATCCAACTTCTATTAGACAATGGTGTCTTACCCGTGAGCGTGGATTACAGGCTTTGCCCGGAGACGACCATTCTCAGTGGGCCGCTTGTTGACGTTGTCACAGCATATGCTTGGGCAAGAAATACCCTGCCAGACCTGAAGCTGACTCAAACGAAAATTAACAACCTTCTCGATCGCAACCAAGCTGTGGTAGTTGGCTGGTCGACCGGGGGCACCTTGGCCATGTCCTTAGCCTGGACCTCGGTACCGCGTGGCATCCCAGCTCCCGATGCGATCCTTGCTTTCTATTGCCCGACTGATTATGAGGACGAATTCTGGAGGAAGCCAAATGTCCCAGACCACTCGAATGGGTTCGCAAACGAGACCTACAATGTTATTGACGGGGTCTCTCCTGCCCCCATCACCGCATACAACGTGCCTCCAAAGATGATGGCAGCAGCGGGCTGGATAGCACCAAAAGACCCTCGCAGCCGTGTCGTGCTGCACATGAACTGGCACGGACAGACACTACCCGTCCTTTTCCGTGGCTTGCCTTCGGGCTCGGACGTGCCATCACACGCGGCGACCGCATATAACAAGCTGGAGCAACCCGCATTAGATGAGGTAGTGCGCGCAAGCCCTTATGCCCAGGTTGTCAAGGGCAACTACAAATCACCGACGCACATTGTTTTCGGCACTGGAGACGATCTGATTCCATGGGAGCAGGCCCAGCGTACAGTCGATGCGATGAGAGATGCGGGCATTCAGTCAGGGCTTACTCTTGCCCCTGGTCAACCTCATCTGTTTGATCTCTTTCGGGATCCCGATGGGAGCCGTTGGGGCTATGTCATGGAGGGCTACAAATTTTTGCTTGAAAGAATTGGGAGAGATATCAAGTGAGACTATAGCAAACGAAGCTTCTTAGCTTTGGCGCCATTTTCTTCTTTTGTACAAGAAACATACTTTCACAACCATATCTTTACGACTAATCAATTTGCTGAAATTTCGCTTCGGACATGCTGAGAAGAAAACAATAACTCTTGAAGCAGGACTTTGGGAGAAAAGACTGTTTCTGCCGTCTCGCCCCTGTTCTACTTTCCACCAGCCTTGGGAGAAGTGGCATATCTCTCCTTCTGGTGTCATCCCAGGAACGTGATCCCTGACACACCTTGTCTCTCGTCAGGTACAGCCGAGCTGACCTAGTCGGACCCGAGTTGTTCGATGAGCCGGCCAGGAAAGGCGCAGCCAATAACCCGAGTGATGCAATCTACGCCTGGTATCCAGCTACCACATTTAAGTCTCCATCGCGTAAGAGTTGACCACCAGTATCATACGTCGCGAGAGCGGAAGGGGATAATACCAAGCTGACGATCATCAGCCATCCATCCACACATCCGTTACCACCGCCGCAATGTTTTCGGAAGGGCTCTTTGAGAAATTCGATGACAGAGCCTGTCGTATCGTTGGATTCCTGGCGGTCGTAGGCATATTCATCCTCGTTCTGGACAATGCGCGTTCCTACATCCGGTTGAGACACATCCCCGGACCACCTGCGGCAGCTCTCACGAACTTCATCCGTCGATCGTGGGTCAACACTGGCAACGCTCACGAAATTCACACCAATTTGCACAGCAAATATGGCACCGTTGTACGGTTTGGTCCCAATGCCGTCATGGTCTCCCAGCCCGATGCAATTGAGAAGATATACGGTTTCAAAAGAAGATTTGAGAAGGTACGCGACGCTGGCATTGGAGCCCGACGTCCTTAGAACTCTCCGATGTTCATATCGTTGCAACACTAACCTCCAGTGCAGTCCGAGTTCTACGACTCAATAATGCCGAGGATTAAGGGCGGCAAGATTCCAGATGTCTTCGCTACTCGAGACGAGGATATACATCGGCGAATGAGGCGTCCCGTCGCCAATCTGTACTCGCTCACAAATCTGATGGCGTTTGAGCCGGTCGTGAACTCTACTATGCAACATCTGTTCGAGCGGTTAGACGAGCTGTTCCTAGACACGAACGTTGAAGTCGGCCTATTCAATTGGATGCAATATTTCATGTTCGACGTTCTTGGGGAAGTCACGTTCTCAAAGGAACTTGAATGTCTCGATAAAGGTGGCGATGTTGAAGGCGTCATTGAGAACAACTGGCGCTATTTCAACATGATTGCTGCAGTACGTGAGAATCTATGATCCCCAGTATGATTATAATGGAACGCTATGCTAATCGTTTGGCATGCAACAGAATACGCAAATGCCTTGGCTTGACTACTTGTGGAGAGACAACCCTCTGATTCCCGTCTCGGCGAAAAGAAACCCGCTCGTAGAATTCGGTGCCGCTAGAATCAGGGAGCGAATGAATCTGCTCCAGAGCGGCAAAGGTGACCTCGGCCAAAAAGACTTCCTTTCCAGCTTCATCTCTGAGAATGCCAAAGACCATACTCTACCAGCAATGTATGTGCCTACATGTAGCATTTTGAGCCTCGCATGTAGTAATGAAAAAGTCTGGACTGACACAACTCGCAATAGGTTCCTCCCCACCTGGGTCAATTCTAATATCGTGGCAGGTGCAGACACGACAAGTATTCTATCTGGCGCCTTAATATACCATCTCCTCAAAAACCCAGCGTCGCTCGCAAAGCTTCAAAAGGAGATCGACGATGCCACCGCCGCGGGGCGACTCTCCGAATTCGCGACTTGGAAAGAATCCAAATCTCTTACTTATTTTGACGCCTGTGTCAAAGAGGCCACCAGGATGCATCCACCATTTGCCCTCCCGTTCGAGCGCGTGGTTCCTGATTGTGGACTGGAGATCGACGGGTACCACATTCCCCCGGGAACAAGAATCGGGATTGTAAGGCGACAATTCTTttcgtcttctttttatGGCTTGAGTTTAAAGACACTCTGATGCTGACAATTTACCCCAAATCCCCAGAACCCGTGGTCGCTGCACCGCGAAGTGTCACTCTATGGCGCCGAACCGGACCTCTGGCGACCCGAGAGATGGTTGTGTGATGAAGAGAAGCACGCCTCCATGTACAATTCACTTCTGACTGTAAGTCTGACGAACAAGAAAGATCTCAATTGGAATTCGCGTTGACGTTATTGGCTTCACAAGTTTGGCGCTGGCCACAGAAGCTGCCTCGGGAAACATCTCGCCTATTTTGAGATATATAAGCTCATTCCCTCGTTGTTGCAACGCTACAACGTGAGTAGACTAGCATTGCCACTCTTTTGAGAATTGAAATTAATCAAGCCCCCGCACTAGATACAATTAGTAAACCAAAATGAGGAGTGGACTGTTGAGAACAAGTGGCTTGCCAAGCCTTCGGGATTCCGCgtctgttagtatccctattacagggtagttagttcgaaccgtagttaacaaagagattaattaaactatataaatatctgcgtaataagtataaaaaagaagttctaaccgtaggttaggctagctataataatcgtaaataaggcccctaattagcccctgcgtagttagttatatactacggttaaattaaacttctaatttaatactaactttctcttttttttattaatttaactactatagttagaggtataattcgacctcgggcccgtttactaagtcgtctccctttcccccttttctctactctttttatataacctatccctctatttatataatagcttttttattacttataaattactttaatcccttatttagtattatttttataaaagcgtttacgaagttatttttactattaatctaacggattttaAGTATCTTATACCTTTTGtacgattatttaaaaagttataatattaattataagcctctttttcttcgtcgttcctaatttaataaagtatttatataataaataagaattagtataaataactattaaaataagtaaaaagctaattcgattagtaatcttccttagtattattaaaattatataaaagaggttaacgctattaactatactatatacttctaatactagtacacttcttattacttacttatttttagttaataagtaatagattatattactatatataataaattcgctcttacttatactcttattaactaagataataatataccctaattataaaataaggtcgttattattcgtaaataacttattaataaagacgtagagcttactaattataaggttaattaagtaataaacgagacctcgattaaaattcgtttattattacttaagctacttattaagtacttcgatattttatttaattagatctataacttatattaccctagcgtagttaaaagtcgccttaagctaataaatatttataatatatacccctcgcgcgagcttagctttataccgctttttaatattaattatatttaaatcgacgaggttaattttcttaccctaccctttttattaaaaaacgatagttttcttttcgattataaaaatcctattattaaatactaagggggtatttattataaagaccttttttagtttcgctacgaagcccgctttttaaagctccttatcctccttttttataaaattaatattaaataagcttaatatatcgttagtttatattctaacgatcctaaattagttaccttcgtactccgtaactaataagcataggtcgtatataaaagtaattattaatagttaattaatataaaagtcgtaataagtagcttactaataagtacccgattctacgagcctatatagtagcttaagcactttaataatcgtactttctaagtacttactagccatttccttcggtaaataggctaggattttccttataagccctatagccgattaagtataggcctaggtaatattacggctctaaatctcgtatcccttcttttataataatactattaatactattattaatcgttagctatagcgctatataataagtaattatataagtagtgtcgcttttttaatattactatacccctaaattacgtatctaaacttctcgtacggctagggtattcttttctttttaatcttacgaactattcgtaatttaaatatatagaggtttatatatttttctaagttatataggataaattaataaacccctcgatcgtaaagagtatctactttaataagatctaatcccttatatagctttttaatagttataattacgctttttttacgtagtttaattactagctcgaaattagctttttcttttattatataaaaggtattaattacctcgttattagtaataaattactacgttaaggcTTACTGTCGTAGTtctttataacgtcttattagtagtattaatacccttttagcaatttcctcttcctcgtcgtctattagtactactacgacgattttattaaaaataatttcctatacctctactgcgggttatatagtttcccctagctcttcttctttttataagttagaaattacttcgttaggatctatataatacggtctaactaccgtaattaatactttaagtaactagtcgtaatctctcgtaactatataagagcgctcgttaataaaaattaacttatatagcccagcctactattaagtaatttcgtactatacttatatatctaaatttagtaatatatttaaattatcccctatatcgggcctattacgtatagtaattacctcgttaacttacttttttatacttattttgcgcaatacttatattacttttttaactacttaggctcgttaacttatacttagtaataataacgaggctaaggtcgttcttaaatatactctaaatactaataatattaatataagtccgttaggccccatagtattattatagtatttaagtactatctagaggtattcgttattaatagaatccggattttcctttttaataattctaaacgccctttttaactactaatataccctctctacttttttaatactataatacgctttaataagtacgacttttagctatatactataagccgtcgtattatcgctaaattctattaacttaaagctagtattagcgtcggttctaatactatttaacggtccctagtattagattacgaggcaaaaaaggggccctattaggtagttaggtaggggtagtaagtaggcagtctgggcccgtgcagacggacccttctacctacctatacctactaagggaccgcgggctctacccacgatcttcccctcctatatatatacaatagacctatattaacctattaacctagtcgtaactaaaaggtctaacctatttacgtatatactaatactaattagtaattaaattatatatatatttctaccgtaagttaataaggatataattataaaaaagatagcctcgacttacctcgctagctattctaacttattaacttagttctatttatttaactaacgataagcggcctagtctatactaccttagctctcttttattactactagccgataattaattaactagttacgggccgttaagagcgcgctttattacgtataatctcttttactaagactactactataaaaagattaactactttattattattattaaccttacccctactattaatattatttttattagccttattactattactaacttttttttaatcgaaCCGCTCGTAAAGGAATCTATCtcgaatatattataactaagcgctactttaaactaataataagtaagaggagattaattattaagagattaATCCGACGATTATTAGCGTActagcgcttagtaataataagatctttagaattataaatatagtaataataaatctcttaCTAATAGCGAAATATTCTGagatattaaggaaaagaaaagatcttcataatagtaataatagggatctattttatattattaacaaatctacctctttttaacctaacaaaagctccgagactagactaataaaataaagtataagaagtactaaaaagaattactaattagtagctaacggaatcctctatttattattagaaatacggttataaaaggcctttcttctttttttataaccttctGCCGACCTTAGtaactttctatttatatacctcgttaaaggagtagaattttttaattagtaatagtagcccgcttattattattaaaacgattattACGACCGAcctattactctttttaacttaactaacgttatattataattataatacgacgattatattttataataatcttttactatataacttacttcgtaaatatattataataaccgccggccctagtaataaataaaaaaggtttaataattagttaatattacctccggcctacttatacttttaaattatagaactatacCTAATTTTAATTCGCTAATAGGACTACGTTAACCTAACTtaatagggcttatttaatattatacccgcccttataaataataaaaagcttaatacctttatcttttatataataaaatactattatcaaaacggcctaacgggcgaggagctataaaaggactttaaaaccgatttttaaaactaagaggtaaaggactttttaagaataaaaagtataattcttaaaaagctaagagacttctttataaataacggtattaatttaataattaaagatcgtagttaaataataaaaaagatcgctagtacccttaatacttaatacttccttacttaaacttttaaaaaaatcgtaaCTTACCGCAACcgtactaaatactttaatatattatattacgattCTTACTtcctctatttattactcctatagttaataaatactaataatcttatttaataagctaaaaagatagtaagggaatctttataaccctaacttatttaatcttagtaattaaaattctaaccttagcctcgctattaaCTAACCGACTTACTACCTCTctaagaagaagaggaaaaagaactaaaaaataaagttattattacttaataacgaaATCCAccccgttaaatactatacttcgATATAGAAACTAAAGacgatattatacttaatacccgctaattaattaaccttactaagctctataataataagaataagtatagtaataagaagtacgatatttttaataaaaagcttcggatctttaaagtattatattaataagtaggaatTAGTAGACGATACTATTCCGGTActttcctaaatatacttaaaaaaagggcgttaactttctactttaactaacttaataatacctctaacccgcttagctttaatataatatattaaaggacctaagaatacttcgagctacttataagctattaaaactacctcgctaagctctataacctctactagtactttataattcgTAAGAACTTAGGTAAGTCGAACTAATAGATTCTATAAgcgctaattaactatattataatcctttaCGAGGCGctagctacttagggatttatttttaatataagtaactaactcttctattacgtaagtagtatattaaaatatagacttACTATGCTTAACCcggtacttatatttattagtatttactactaacttagtacttCGAttgatattataaaaagagagcgcgactataataaatagtaatatttctaaaatagtacttataataaagaggtcccTGCTACTTACTAAACCGACCGTACTTACGGTAGCTCTAGTAAAAAGACccgatttaataagtagaattaacGCGGCCGCAgtactactaataaaaagtatttcgtttattataaaaccggctattagttaactaagtacttagagaAAGAGCAACGTTaggtatataagaagtataaaaatagtaaaaaaagaaataagagatttataccgagcttatacttatagttctttactttttataagggaaccgcccttattaataataataataataatattataatctaatactttaatagcctcgactttaattataaggataattataaaaacgaagtttagatcttaataatatactttataactactactagcgacagaacctttataaatatcctcgttacttaggtaataaagcatagccttattaatactacctttattaataagttaactaagcTTACGGGACTagtaacctcttttttattaaataagaagtacttattaagggacttctaaagtattatacttaatactagcgctacggaattcttaactacgggctacccttaactcttcgtattatagtagcGATAACCCgaaattattcttaatacttCTAGAGCTAGCGAGGTAGGTATTTAATTCGATAATAGCGAACccgtaaggttattaagatttatagttattagtaccctatttagtaatattactttttacgtcttattaactaatactccttttttatattacttaagggatatagataagctaagagtatattttaataatattaataacttactaattaagggagatattatagtacttattatttataaatagggatacccttagcttttactttttaataataagaaagctattactaactacttaataaagggcgaattatattacttatattagtactttAGTTACCCTTCGGTTCCTCGTTTCCTAAAGCTACtttagtagtttagtaacaATATAAAGATCGTAGCCCTCgagaagcttataaagatctattaataatactaacttaacaCTACTACCCCTAGCTAATTTAAATTCACCCTACgaaataattacgattttaattataaagtcgtaattaatataatatatttaataaactataaaagtactaattaactagtactttacgtcgttaatattactacttttttttaagtagtaaggTTCCTCGCggatataattacgaagtatatataggaggttctttagctatattaaatcgaCATTTATCTTGGTCCGctagactaaattattataaataccggTAAGAACTTTAGCGCTATAGagtttaagctttttattaaatttatatttattaaagttaaggaagtacttattaaagcttataatagtattaataaggctaagaaatactacgcagtacttaaaaaagtatacgatattatttaaaataagtacttatcgaTAAGCGCGGAGGCTATATTTTAGGCcgtaattaaagtagttaataatataattagcttaaatagcctcgttcttaTACTCCTCGTTTTCGGAGCTTTTTTGCGCACTTTTAACGAATCTCTatcgttactaaatattacttaacgtatagaggtagttaaaaaagtaataagggaagtccgtagactttatattaataaataagtaagcgaagtactaactacttaaaacggactaaatatctcctatactattaatttattattataattaaacattgaagtttaataaaaaagtaagggatagaaaggcctatttaagctcgtcttaataaatagcactatttacgtagtagaaTTGCTTTACGGCCTAATAAGCTTCtgggctattataattaaaccctAGTACTTAGAGGAGGTCGACCCCGAGCTACTAATTACGATAATAAAGTACGTTAACCGCTTATTAATCCccgtaattaactagctaattaataatagcgctattataaataaagtccttaataagatcgttattatagttaataacgaccttttattatagaataagaggattagaaaaatattaatatagcgcggccgtagtaatacttttataactacgacctattctatatttaaaaaaaaggtaaatcttaagctagttactaagctctgtaataagggtattattactaccctaagagcactttttatagaatttactaataaggagcttttaggattagtaaaaagaggggtaattaaattcgtttaacttagccctaaatatagggatataaagatatttaagTCTCGATTCGTTAACGAGATTAAGAACCTAGGACTTAaccctattaaaaagtcttacttagttatataaaggtataataacgaggggaagaaagaaatccttatatagttactaataatttaaagAACTAGTTAACGTTTAATCCTCGCCCTAGCCCCgactttaatttaaaaaggctacgTTATTTAGTTACGAAATATTACccaagtatatatataatcgagctaacctctttattataaggtttttacttaattattagctcggATCCGTTATCTATACCCTAAGGGtactattctatatattatagagctactatacggtcttataaaatctaatacttattaataaataatatataataagtattatttaaaaatactctaaataataatatttacgttcgatctatacttactaattttaataagaaaaagcggattatttagtattattaatatatagactaataatattattagattattaaataagacttttaattaaaaaaaaaaaaccgagCTTAAGCGCACTAAGTTCCTAACTAAACTaaagtaataactattagctaacgagccgcttatttttaatagcgggattattttattaaaaggtattaatatagtacttaaatagaaGAACTAAGGGAAAaagcttaagtaagttaaccccTCGGtattagatattaaataataattcgttaagtagcgagctcgaggtacttatattatattaatttactaattaaaaatagcttttaatacgtcgtttactacttaatactaagtaaatccgtcgtttactaactacgctatactaaactattatattaaatagtaaataaaatacttagaccgagggcttatatttatattattaaatctaactatagctaaactcttcgtttttataaataggttatttataaataacgctaattataccttatagctaggttatattattatctttataaataaaaaatagactaacgagagctttactattaataacaatattatttattatagctttataaagagtaaaaggattacttagagcgtattaatattaaaggtttacggaatagttataagcgttaacgttacttatactatcttaactaccctagaccttattactaaataactcgaCGTTCCGaagatccttattatagtttatataaatttatacttattatataaatacctcgttaagctaAGTACTACGAAGAAAAGgtgctttataataaatattatagtacttaagtaattatataaacgccGCGAGCTCtacgagatccgttagattagtaataat is a window encoding:
- a CDS encoding cytochrome P450 CYP4/CYP19/CYP26 subfamilies; the encoded protein is MFSEGLFEKFDDRACRIVGFLAVVGIFILVLDNARSYIRLRHIPGPPAAALTNFIRRSWVNTGNAHEIHTNLHSKYGTVVRFGPNAVMVSQPDAIEKIYGFKRRFEKSEFYDSIMPRIKGGKIPDVFATRDEDIHRRMRRPVANLYSLTNLMAFEPVVNSTMQHLFERLDELFLDTNVEVGLFNWMQYFMFDVLGEVTFSKELECLDKGGDVEGVIENNWRYFNMIAANTQMPWLDYLWRDNPLIPVSAKRNPLVEFGAARIRERMNLLQSGKGDLGQKDFLSSFISENAKDHTLPAMFLPTWVNSNIVAGADTTSILSGALIYHLLKNPASLAKLQKEIDDATAAGRLSEFATWKESKSLTYFDACVKEATRMHPPFALPFERVVPDCGLEIDGYHIPPGTRIGINPWSLHREVSLYGAEPDLWRPERWLCDEEKHASMYNSLLTFGAGHRSCLGKHLAYFEIYKLIPSLLQRYNIQLVNQNEEWTVENKWLAKPSGFRVC